GTGTCCAGGGTGACGCCGATCCAGCTGCCCAGCCAGGCCAGCGCCTCTTCGGGCGCGGTGCGGGGGTCGGTGAGCAGATAGCTGGCGGCGATGCGGTCCTCCAGGGGGGTGAGGATGCCCTCCATGTTGCCCAGAAAGCGCTCCAGGAAATCGGCCGGCGTGCTGGATTCCCCCGGCGCCAGGGATTCGTCCGCCTCCGGGCTGAAGGTATCCTCGTGGTAGAGGGCCGGCAGGTAGTGCTCTACGTAGGAGAAGCGGGAGCCGTAGGCCCGCAGCGCCCACAGCTCGGGGGTGGTGCGGCCGTCGCCCTGCAAAGCCACCCGGACGTGGAGATAGCGTCCCCGCAGGGTGCGCACCCGCCTGCCGCTGCGCTGGATGAGCACCGTAAACAGCCCCGCCCGTCCGGGCCGGCGAGGGCAGCGGATCAGGCCGGGGTGAAAGGGCAACTCAGACGGCCACGAGACCCAGGCGCCCTGGGGCAGCCGATCCCGGTGGCTGTCGGCGAAGAGGGGGCCAAAGCGGTGTTCGTGCCACTGGGCTGGATCCGCCGGCGGCAGGGGATCGTCGGTCGCCGCCAGGAAGACCTGGATGCCACCCCGGGCCGGGAAGTGGGCCTCCAGGTAGAGCCGATGCCAGATGGTCTGGGGCGAGCCACTGTCCAGGGGGAGGCGGCCGGTGGCTTCGCCCTGGGGGGCAAAGGCGGGCAAGGACAGCCGGTGGAGCGGCCGGGGAGCCAGGGTGCCGGCCTCCCGGGTAGGATAGTGGGGCGGGAGGGTCACGCCGTTGAAGAACGGGCCGCCGTCATGCTGCTGGAGGGGGTAGAAGTCCCCAACCGGGAGCACGGCAGGGCTCTCCTCTCCCACGGGGAGGGCATCCACGGGGTAGACCGGCGCCTCTGCCGGGGTCCCGGCCCACAGGACCGCGATGTGGCCTTCGGCGGCCCAGGCCATGCTGTACGGGTGCTGCATCCCCAGCAGTCGGACGGCTTTGTACCAGCCCAGGGGCTCTGCATTCCCGGGCGCCAGCAGGCGCACCAGCGCTTCCTGCCCCGTCCGCCAGCTCAGGACCGCCACTTGGCCCTGGGGGCTGCAGTCGATGGCCACGGGCGTTTCGTCGTCGGGCCAGGTCAGGTCCGTCAGGACGGTGAGTCGGGGCGGGTTCGGGTTTTCAGGACAGGGCCGGAAAACCTGGGCTGCATAGGCCGCGTAGGGGCGCTCGGGCAAGGGCAGGCCCTGGGCCCGGGCCAGGCGACGGTGGGTCCGGTCCAGCACCCAGACGCCACCCCGGGGGTCGGCCGCCAGGCGCCAGGCGTCGAAGCCAGGTGCGGCCAGGGTTACAGGGCGCCACAGGCGGTGCAGGTCGTAGAGGAGGAGGCGGCCTGCCATGGCCACATAGAGCACGCCATCGTGGCCCACGGCCAGGTCCGTAGGGGTACCGGACAGCGGCGGCTTGAAGAGGGTCAAAACGCCAGGGCCTGCCCAGGCCACCTGGATCGCCTCGGCCAGGGGATCCCAGTAGGCCCAGGTGCCGAAGCCATCCACCGTGGCGGGCACCTGCTCCAGCCGGGAAAGGGCCTCGACCTCGGCATCATCCCCGGGGGGCGCGCCCAGAGGATCCCCGAGCCGCTGGCTGGCCAGCCGCAGGGACCGTCGCTCCCGATCGTAGTGGAGTTGGGGCGGCGCGCCCGGAAGCGCCCAGTCATCCTCGTTTGCCAGCATCCAGAAACGCAGGCCATTGGCGTCCATCAGTAGCAGACCTCCGGTACCACGGGCACGGCCACGGCGGTGTCGGCGGCGAAGGGATTGGGGACGCCGCTCAGATCGCCTGGGGGATCCACGTCGGCCACCACCACCAGGGAGAGGAGCTCGGGCAGTTGCCAGCGGGCCATGGCCACTTCCTGGGGCAGGCCGGGATTGGGTCCGGCCACCGGCTGCCAGTCATCGCCCTGGCGCCGGAAGAGGCGCACTCCGCGCACCCCGCGCACCCCCTCCACCCGGGCCACGGCCACTTCCAGTTCCCGGTCCCGCACCGGGGTGTTGAGCGGCCAGCCGTTGCCCAGGGGGCCGCCGCCGCCCAGGGGCCAGAGAAAGCGTCGCAGGGCCTCCCGCACGCCGTTGAGGACCGTCTCCTGGCCGGCGCCGTCGGCGATGGTGATTCCCACGCTCACGCCCAGGGGCACGTACTCGCAGCCGATGACGTAGAGCTCCGTGGCCAGGGGGCGCCGCTGGTCCAGGTGGGCATGGACGGCCTCCAGGGTGGGCCGGTCCGCCCGGGGGTTGGGCGGCGTGGGCGTCTCTTTCAACGGCCACACCATCACCGAGACCACACCGGTGGCGTTGGGGTCTCGCTGCTGGGGGCGGAAGCGGGGCAGCACCTCCACCCGTCCCAGGCGGACGCCGGGTGTTTCGGCGGCCAGCCGACGATAGTCGTCGGTGGTGACGGCCCGATCCCGGTGGCGGAAGAGGGCCGGGATGCGTTGCTCTGCGGCCTCCAGGGTTTCGGCGTCCTCGCCGCCGGTGGCGGGCAGGGGTTGGGCCACCTTGAGTTTGGGAACGGGGCGCCCCTGGAGATCTACCGCGGTGATGGCGTTCAGGGAGCCGGCCGGCACGTTGCCGACCTGGCCGCCGCCCGCCCGCAGGAGGCCCACCCGGATGCGGCCGCCCAGGGGCGGGATGCGCCCCCGCACCCCATCGCCGAAGCGGACCGTGCCCGCCTCGCTGTCCAGGCGGTAGACCGGGTCATCCCGGCCGGCCAGGGCCAGGTCGTCGATCTGGCGCCAGGCCCGGAAGCCCAGGCCCGGCTCTTCCACCTGGAGCTGCAGGCTTTCCGCCTCGACAGAGCGGCCGGGTAGCTGGAGCTCCTGGTCGGCCCGGCCGTTGCTCTGACCCACGACCCGGTTGAAGATGGACTGGCGCTGTTCCACCTCCACCGCGTTGATGCCCACCCAGCTCAGGGCCAGGCTCTGGAGGGGGACCAGGGGCCGGAGGCGCAGCCAGGTGACTAACCGCGCCGCGCTCTTGGGATCGTCAAGGCGGGGTGGCTGGTCGCCTACACCGGCCTGCGGCTCGCTGCGCACATCGTTGCCGGGCGCGGCCAGGAAGCGAGCCGCAGGCAACGCCAGCCGCTGGACGCCAGGCCGGGTCAGGCCGGCCGTGGAGTCGGCGATCACGTCCAGCGGGTGGTACTGGGTGCGGCCGTTGACCGGGTCGAGGCCTGTCACCTCCCACAGGTGGGGGATGCGGGCCCGGGGACCGATGTCGGCGAAGAGGGCCGGGACTTCCAGGGCGGGGACCACGCCCACGCTGAGGAGCTGATGGCCGCCGCTGTCGCTGCGGCCCAGGCTCTCCCGGACGGCCTCGACCCCATCCGGGGTGGGCGCCAGCAGGGCCAGCCAGAGACAGCGGTCCACGGTATCGGCCACCAGGTCAAAGCCGGTCGCTTCTGCCGCGCCGCCTGCAAAGACCGGGGTGGTGACGTAGGGCTGGGGGCGGCGGTCGCCCAACCGATAGAGGACCTGCAGGCCCAGGAGGAGCTCCTGGAGCTGGCTGTCCCCATCGGTGGGGAGGGGGCGCTTGTAGTAGGCCTCGGCCTGGATGGGCAGCACGGTGAGCTCGGTGCGGGTTTCGAAGGTCACCGGGCCGGAGACTTTGGCCAGAGCCTGGATGGTCGTCGCACGGGTCTGCTGCTCGTCGTCCATGGCCACGGCCACCAGGGTGCGGGCCGGCCGGGCCGGCCGCATGGGCACGTCCAGCAGGCGCAGGAAGGCCAGCCGCTGGCGTTCGGGAATCAGGTTGGCCCGGTAGAGCAGCGTATCGGTCAGCCAGGCGAAGAGCTCCAGCAGGGTGCGGCCCGGGTCGCCCTGGCGGGGATGGGTCCACTCGGGCGTGTGGGCCGGGATGCGGCTGAGCAGTTCGTTGACCAGGTCGTCGAAGCTGCGGTCGTCGAGGGCAGGCGGACGAATGGGCATGGTCTATGCCTCCAGTTCCATGGTGAGACCCATCTGCTGCAGCAGGCCGGTGCGCCGCAGGCGGTAGGCGATCTCGATGCGCAGTTGCGCCGGCGCGTCGGGCACCTCTCGCACCTCCACCCGGTCCACCAGGATACGGCTCTCCCAGCGGTTCAGGGATTGGGTGATCACCTCGGCGATGCGGGTGCGGGTGGCCAGGTCGTTGGGCTGGTGGAGAAAATTTTCCAGGCCGGCGCCGAAGTCCCGGCGCATCAACTGCTCGCCGGGCCGGGTGCGCAGGATGACCTGGATCATCTGGCGGACGCTGGCTTCCAGGCTGGGGTAGTGGAGCTCGCCGTTGGCATCGGGCAGGGGCAGGAGCGGCCAGCCGATCAGTTTGGGTGGAAGGGTGGAGGGTGCCATGGTCTATTTGCTCTTGGGAATGGGCAGGCAGATCTTCACGAACAGCAGCCACCAGAAAACGATGTCCAACAGGGCCAGGAAGATGCTCAGGACGATAAACGCGCACAGGGTGATGATGGGGATGTTGAAGCTGCAGATCCAGTCCAGGGCCAGGCCCACCCCATCGGCTGGCCGGTTGCCGCCGAAGAGATCGTCCAGGTTGTTGCTCTGGAGGAAGTTGAACATCTTCTCCGGCACCCGGAAGGAGACGTTGGGCTTCAGCATCTTGACGGTCTCCCGCTGCTCCGGGTCGAAGAGGTCGGGCAGCGGGATCTGGACCGGCGGCGGGGCCGGGTCGCCGCTTTCGTACCAGGGTGCGATGGCGAAGGGTTGGCTGGGGGCAAGGCCCCACACCAGCCGCGGGGGGCAGTCCCCACCGGCCGCGTCCCGTTGGCGCACCCGGATGAAGGTGTGGAGCCGGTAGCGCCGCCGGGGCGTGTCGAACCGCCGCTCGCCGGCCACCACCCCATTGCGCCGCTCCTGGATCACGCCCTCCAACGCTGCCAGGATCCGGGTTCGCTGTCTGCCGTCGATCCGCCAGCGCAGCACAGCCGGCAGACTGACCATCGTGGCCGTCCCTGCCGGAGTGCCCGTGGCCTGGGCATCCAGTTGGGCCTCCCAGCGCGCGGCGCTGGCCTGCAAAAAGTCGCCGGCCCGGAGCTGCCCCTGCTGGCCCCCGCTTCCCGTCACGGCCAGCACCACCTGATTCAAAGCCCCGACGAAGCGCCGGGCCTGGGGGCCCGTCCCCAGCGCGTCCAGGTCCATCAGCAGGCGCAAAACGGTCATGACATCGGCCAGGGACGAGCTGCCCGGTGACGGCAGCGCCAGGGCCCCGTTGAGGAGCGGGAGCTCCCGGTCGGTCCCGACGGCAAAGAGGGGCGCCAGCAGGGGATCCAGCCCGGCCATCACCTGGCCCAGTTCCGCCTGGCTCAGGGGCGCGGGTGCCTGGCTGAACTCGCTGCTGGTCACCGGCAGGATCCCGTAGAGCAGGGTCTTGCCAGTGGCCGCGCAGACCTCCGGCGGCGCCACGAACAGGGGCACGGTGCTCTCGGCGGGCGGCTCCTGGATGCCCAGGGCCTCGGCCAGCCGACGGTTGATCTCCGGGTGGCCGGCCTGGAGGCGAGGGGGGCGCCGGGTCGGGTCGGGGTCCAGGGTTCGTTGATCGGGCGCCAGGGGAAGCCATCCTCGCCGGTCGCTGCCCAGGTGCATCCAGCCCTCCTCCAGCAGTTCCCCCTCTTCGCCCTGGAGCAAGGCACCGTCCGCGGCGGTGCGCAGCCGCCGGACCACCATGCCGGCGCTCTCGATCTGGCCAGGGGCCAGGCGGGGCATGCCGAATTCGTTGCAGAGCGCCTCCACCAGGACCACGTAGAAGGTTTGGTGGACGGGTTGAAAGAGCTTGAGGGTGGCCATATCCTGGAAGCGGGCGTCCCGGATGGCGGGAAGCTGGGCGGCCAGCCCGCCCAGGCCGCCGGGGCTCCCCAGCTCGGCCAGCAGGGCCGGGATCAGGGCCTGGACGCTTCGGGCCAGCAGGGTAGGCTGCGCCCCCTGGCCATCCAGGCTGAGTCCCCGCAAGATGTAGTGGTGATGGCCGTCTCCATTCGCGGTGGTGTTCATGGCGGTGTTCATGACAGTGTTCATGGCGTTGCCGTTCAGGCCGGCAGGGGTCTGGCTTACCATACGTTGCCTGCTCCTGGCGTGTAGCTGGGGCTGATCACGCTGTTGGTGATCAGGGTGTCGCACTGGACCACACCGGAAAATTGGGACATGCCCGCGGTGACGTTGACCATGCCCGCGGTGACCTCCACCGAGGTGGCGCTGACGGTGAGCTTGCCGCCGGTGTCGATGGTGACCCCGCTGGGGTCGATGGTGATGGTGGTGCCCGCGGCCACGATTTCCACCGTGCCGCCGCCGGTATCGGTCAGGGTGCCGCGAACCCCACCCGGCGTGGTGAACTCGATGGTGGGGTTGTCCTCCTCAACGATGGCGATGCGGGTGCCTGCCTTGCCCACCAGGGTCCAACGGTCCACCCGGTTGCCGGGCAGGCTCTCCGGCGGCCCGGCGTTGCCGTTCCACAGGCCGCCACAGACCACGGGCAGGCGGGGGTCGCCGTGGATGAAGGCCACCAACACCTCGTCTCCCACATCGGGAATGAAAAAAGCGCCCCGGTCGGCCCCGGCAAAGGGGACGGCCACCCGGGCCCAGATGGGGCCATCCTGGTCGATGGGGCCATCCCAGTTGAGCAGGCGGATCTGGACCCGGGCCAGGCTCAGGGGATCTTCCACCGAGACCACTTCGGCCAGGTAGACCGCCTGGAAGCAGCCGGCTGTGGCCGTGTCAAAGAGGGTGTGGGCATCCATCAGCGGCCTCCCCAGTAGGCACTCTCGGCCTCAAAGTCCGTCTCGTAGCCCCGGCGGGTGTCCCAGCGGTGGCAGGCGTAGGTGACGTAGTAGGTGTTGTCGAAGCGGGGGCCCAGGCCCTGGAGGGTGACGTGGGTGCCCACCCGCAGGGCCGGGTTGCCGTCCGCCGTGCCCCGCACACAGACAAAGCGTCGCGCCCGCAGGTCGAAGGCGGTGTCGGCCACGGCCTGGGCTTCATCCTGGCTGGTGACGGCCAGATGGCCCACGTGGTGGCGTCGCTCGCCCAGGGCTTCCTCCAGGATCTGGGCGCCCGTGGTGCCGCTCCCTGGCCCCAGGTGGGCGCCCCGGCCGCTGCCGGTCACCCGTTGCCCGTCCGCCGCGTCCCACCCAGTCACGGTGACTTCGGTCACCTGGTGGGCCAGATCCACCAGGACCCGGGCCCGGCGAAGCTGGCTCTGGAGCTCCAGGGTCAGGGCGCCCCGGCGGACTTCGCCCCGGGGGGAGACGTGCAGTTCCTCACCTACCACCTGAAGGTCGCCGTGATAGCGTTGGACAATGCGACGGAGAAAGGCCAGGTCGCTCTCGTTGAGCTGGACCTGGGTGCCGATGGGGTCGGTGAAGCCCGTGACCACGGGAGTCAGCCCCAGGTTGTCGGCGATCTGGCTGGCCAGGTCAGCGATGGAGACGTCGTCGTAGATGGCCGTACGGCGGGCCATCCGGGCCTGCTGCAGCCGGTCTTCGGCCAGGACCACCAGCTCCGGTGGGCCATCCCCCGGGAAGTCGGCCTCCAGCCCGGTGATGACGCCCTGGAAGATCTCCTGGGGGGCGCTCTCATCGCCGGCGTAGATGGCGATCTGGCTGCCCAGGCGCAGCAGGTCGCTGCTCTCGAAGG
This DNA window, taken from Litorilinea aerophila, encodes the following:
- a CDS encoding phage tail protein; its protein translation is MDANGLRFWMLANEDDWALPGAPPQLHYDRERRSLRLASQRLGDPLGAPPGDDAEVEALSRLEQVPATVDGFGTWAYWDPLAEAIQVAWAGPGVLTLFKPPLSGTPTDLAVGHDGVLYVAMAGRLLLYDLHRLWRPVTLAAPGFDAWRLAADPRGGVWVLDRTHRRLARAQGLPLPERPYAAYAAQVFRPCPENPNPPRLTVLTDLTWPDDETPVAIDCSPQGQVAVLSWRTGQEALVRLLAPGNAEPLGWYKAVRLLGMQHPYSMAWAAEGHIAVLWAGTPAEAPVYPVDALPVGEESPAVLPVGDFYPLQQHDGGPFFNGVTLPPHYPTREAGTLAPRPLHRLSLPAFAPQGEATGRLPLDSGSPQTIWHRLYLEAHFPARGGIQVFLAATDDPLPPADPAQWHEHRFGPLFADSHRDRLPQGAWVSWPSELPFHPGLIRCPRRPGRAGLFTVLIQRSGRRVRTLRGRYLHVRVALQGDGRTTPELWALRAYGSRFSYVEHYLPALYHEDTFSPEADESLAPGESSTPADFLERFLGNMEGILTPLEDRIAASYLLTDPRTAPEEALAWLGSWIGVTLDTAYGPDRQRALIARAPELYRRRGTLAGLALALEVATGGGVSGGEIVIVEDWRLRRTFATILGAELSGAQDPLLAGLTVSGNSYVGDTLFLGDAAVLEEPARQEFLALFRVDQLADEGERATVQAFFDRLAHRVTVLVHQDVTPQDLGLIRRIVALETPAHVEVKVLEASMSLLVGLASLVGADTYLGRAEDGRLPGGPRPGEGRQRLPRSVGTAGGLSLGRPASLDPRLQGGALPATPMGIRPPQAHVAPVPPTPAGTPFVLDASGSWAPAGRRIVRYIWRRVE
- a CDS encoding putative baseplate assembly protein; this encodes MPIRPPALDDRSFDDLVNELLSRIPAHTPEWTHPRQGDPGRTLLELFAWLTDTLLYRANLIPERQRLAFLRLLDVPMRPARPARTLVAVAMDDEQQTRATTIQALAKVSGPVTFETRTELTVLPIQAEAYYKRPLPTDGDSQLQELLLGLQVLYRLGDRRPQPYVTTPVFAGGAAEATGFDLVADTVDRCLWLALLAPTPDGVEAVRESLGRSDSGGHQLLSVGVVPALEVPALFADIGPRARIPHLWEVTGLDPVNGRTQYHPLDVIADSTAGLTRPGVQRLALPAARFLAAPGNDVRSEPQAGVGDQPPRLDDPKSAARLVTWLRLRPLVPLQSLALSWVGINAVEVEQRQSIFNRVVGQSNGRADQELQLPGRSVEAESLQLQVEEPGLGFRAWRQIDDLALAGRDDPVYRLDSEAGTVRFGDGVRGRIPPLGGRIRVGLLRAGGGQVGNVPAGSLNAITAVDLQGRPVPKLKVAQPLPATGGEDAETLEAAEQRIPALFRHRDRAVTTDDYRRLAAETPGVRLGRVEVLPRFRPQQRDPNATGVVSVMVWPLKETPTPPNPRADRPTLEAVHAHLDQRRPLATELYVIGCEYVPLGVSVGITIADGAGQETVLNGVREALRRFLWPLGGGGPLGNGWPLNTPVRDRELEVAVARVEGVRGVRGVRLFRRQGDDWQPVAGPNPGLPQEVAMARWQLPELLSLVVVADVDPPGDLSGVPNPFAADTAVAVPVVPEVCY
- a CDS encoding GPW/gp25 family protein, whose amino-acid sequence is MAPSTLPPKLIGWPLLPLPDANGELHYPSLEASVRQMIQVILRTRPGEQLMRRDFGAGLENFLHQPNDLATRTRIAEVITQSLNRWESRILVDRVEVREVPDAPAQLRIEIAYRLRRTGLLQQMGLTMELEA
- a CDS encoding phage baseplate assembly protein V, coding for MDAHTLFDTATAGCFQAVYLAEVVSVEDPLSLARVQIRLLNWDGPIDQDGPIWARVAVPFAGADRGAFFIPDVGDEVLVAFIHGDPRLPVVCGGLWNGNAGPPESLPGNRVDRWTLVGKAGTRIAIVEEDNPTIEFTTPGGVRGTLTDTGGGTVEIVAAGTTITIDPSGVTIDTGGKLTVSATSVEVTAGMVNVTAGMSQFSGVVQCDTLITNSVISPSYTPGAGNVW
- a CDS encoding phage late control D family protein; the protein is MTETALSALAIYSARPTVRVDTREEARVQELIIGMEMTEREGGLSALELRLSNVASDPEGGADLAFESSDLLRLGSQIAIYAGDESAPQEIFQGVITGLEADFPGDGPPELVVLAEDRLQQARMARRTAIYDDVSIADLASQIADNLGLTPVVTGFTDPIGTQVQLNESDLAFLRRIVQRYHGDLQVVGEELHVSPRGEVRRGALTLELQSQLRRARVLVDLAHQVTEVTVTGWDAADGQRVTGSGRGAHLGPGSGTTGAQILEEALGERRHHVGHLAVTSQDEAQAVADTAFDLRARRFVCVRGTADGNPALRVGTHVTLQGLGPRFDNTYYVTYACHRWDTRRGYETDFEAESAYWGGR